One Megalops cyprinoides isolate fMegCyp1 chromosome 23, fMegCyp1.pri, whole genome shotgun sequence genomic region harbors:
- the LOC118770721 gene encoding adenosine deaminase 2-A-like, whose product MAVLSFLLSGLLLCWAGVCGAIPDPRQREALMQQEASLQIGGRMVLTEAERRLSAHLHKLKQQEMAGTQFPPAMHFFKARPLIQRSPIFSLLQKMPKGAALHVHSSALVGADWLVKNVTYRPHCYVCFTQHQSVRFRFSAWKPHPQPQCSPWLLLETLRGKTDNVTDLDNSLIQNLTLFTPDPEVAYPNQDAVWSRFEETFDTASGLISHAPVFKDYFYQGLQEFYKDNVMYLELRAALSETYELHGRTHHRAWSLKAYRDVAKRFINEHPDFLGVRIIFTAQRSLNLSGVRRAVKDAMHLHREFPEVMAGFDLVGREDSGRPLWYFREALSLPAELGVTLPYFFHAGETDWEGTDMDENLLDALLFNTTRIGHGFALAHHPLAKELSRKRGVAVEVCPISNQVLKLVSDLRNHPAGVLMSDSHPLVVSSDDPAIFGTSGLSYDFYEAFVGIGGISAHLGTLKELAINSIRYSSLSPQLKDKALALWQNKWVKFISENSP is encoded by the exons ATGGCAGTGCTGTCCTTCCTGCTGTCAgggctgctgctgtgctgggcaggtgtgtgtggtgccaTCCCTGACCCCCGCCAGAGGGAAGCCTTGATGCAGCAGGAGGCCTCCCTGCAGATAGGGGGCAGAATGgtgctgacagaggcagagaggaggctgAGTGCTCACCTACACAAACTCAAACAGCAGGAGATGGCCGGGACACAGTTTCCCCCTGCCATGCACTTCTTCAAAGCACGACCCCTCATCCAACGTAGCCCCATATTCAGCTTACTACAGAAGATGCCCAAAG GGGCCGCTCTGCATGTTCATAGCTCTGCATTGGTGGGGGCGGACTGGCTGGTGAAGAATGTGACGTACAGGCCTCACTGCTACGTGTGCTTTACCCAGCACCAGTCTGTGCGTTTCCGCTTCTCTGCCTGGAAGCCCCACCCACAACCGCAGTGCTCCCcctggctgctgctggagacTCTGCGGGGCAAGACGGACAACGTCACTGACCTGGACAACAG TCTGATACAGAACCTCACACTGTTCACACCCGACCCCGAGGTGGCCTACCCCAATCAGGACGCTGTGTGGAGCAGGTTTGAGGAGACTTTCGATACAGCATCTGGGCTGATAAGCCACGCTCCTGTGTTCAAGGACTATTTCTACCAGGGCCTGCAAGAGTTCTACAAAGACAATGTCATGTATCTGGAGCTGAGAGCTGCACTGTCAGAG ACGTACGAACTGCATGGCAGAACACACCACAGGGCCTGGAGCCTAAAAGCCTATCGGGATGTGGCCAAGCGGTTCATCAATGAACATCCTGACTTTCTGGGGGTTCGGATCATCTTCACTGCCCAAAG GAGTTTGAATTTGTCTGGGGTCAGACGAGCAGTGAAGGATGCCATGCACCTTCATAGAGAGTTTCCAGAGGTCATGGCAGGTTTCGACCTG GTGGGGCGGGAGGACAGCGGGAGACCCCTCTGGTACTTCAGAGAGGCCTTGTCTCTGCCAGCGGAGCTCGGGGTCACTCTGCCCTACTTCTTCCATGCAGGGGAGACGG ACTGGGAGGGTACTGACATGGATGAGAACCTTCTGGATGCCCTACTTTTCAACACCACTCGCATTGGACACGGCTTTGCCCTTGCACATCACCCTCTGGCCAAGGAGCTCTCCAGGAAGAGGGGTGTGGCTGTGGAAGTGTGCCCCATTTCCAACCAG GTGCTGAAGCTCGTCTCAGACCTGCGGAACCACCCTGCTGGAGTGCTGATGTCAGACAGCCATCCGTTGGTTGTCAGCTCAGACGATCCAGCTATCTTCGGAACCTCTGGGCTCTCATACGACTTCTATGAAGCGTTTGTGGGCATCGGTGGGATCAGTGCCCATTTGGGCACACTAAAGGAGCTGGCCATAAACTCTATCAG ATacagctctctgtcccctcaACTGAAGGACAAAGCACTGGCCCTTTGGCAGAACAAGTGGGTTAAGTTCATTTCTGAGAACTCGCCGTAG
- the ribc2 gene encoding RIB43A-like with coiled-coils protein 2, producing the protein MSKIELQSDRIAAANLERRRNRELQRKDRIFNAKVRTIGVDKDALDYQVEERRKREEKEAEELRAYAADLERQDQVACLLEQRQKQDRRQLEKAIQQFRQDFQQPESQREFDINNPNLLREQEGEQALPGLAGQDPDSEERRRRQQEQLREWSLQQQRELEMARQQQKYEDQQYDLSRVALANRAIELQKISEERQRAVATATKEFNLAKVAEAAKRQHREQEQEEENNRVEILNQLKAGELSVGQEESSSVVGLARLWLNKGVSAEYKKHIIDTQLQQAEAKRRASVARQQQELLDDRVRVESARTALLLERQQARISRQLRRAQDNTNAQLAEAQSAQKKYLDKQEYSNIPDDSYFSQFNTTSR; encoded by the exons atgagcaaaattgAGTTACAGTCAGACCGCATTGCAGCTGCAAATTTAGAAAGGCGGCGTAACCGAGAGCTTCAGAGAAAAGACAGGATTTTCAATGCAAAAGTTAGAACGATTGGA GTTGATAAAGATGCTCTTGATTACCAAGTGGAGgaaagaaggaagagagaggaaaaagaagctGAAGAGCTGAGGGCGTATG CTGCGGATCTTGAGCGCCAAGATCAGGTGGCCTGCCTTCTTGAGCAGAGGCAGAAACAGGACCGTCGGCAGCTAGAGAAGGCCATACAGCAGTTCCGCCAGGACTTCCAGCAGCCCGAGAGTCAGAGGGAGTTCGACATAAACAACCCCAACCTGCTGCGAGAGCAGGAGGGGGAACAAGCGCTGCCGGGTTTGGCGGGGCAGGATCCGGACAGCGAGGAGCGGAGGAggaggcagcaggagcagctgcgGGAGTGGTCCCTACAGCAGCAGCGAGAGCTGGAGATGGCAAGGCAGCAGCAGAAATATGAAG ACCAGCAGTATGACCTCAGCAGAGTGGCTCTGGCCAACAGAGCCATCGAGCTACAGAAGATCagtgaggagaggcagagggctGTCGCAACTGCCACTAAAGAATTCAACTTGGCTAAG GTGGCGGAAGCGGCCAAACGCCAGCACAGGGAGCaggagcaagaggaggagaACAACAGAGTGGAGATCCTGAACCAACTGAAGGCCGGGGAGCTGAGCGTGGGCcaggaggagagcagcagcgtggtgGGCCTGGCCCGCCTGTGGCTCAACAAGGGCGTGAGCGCCGAGTACAAGAAGCACATCATCGACACCCAGCTGCAGCAAGCGGAGGCAAAGAGG AGGGCGAGCGTGGcgaggcagcagcaggagctccTGGATGACCGGGTGCGCGTGGAGTCGGCCCGCACCGCCCTGTTGCTGGAGAGACAGCAGGCCCGCATCAGTAGGCAGCTGCGCCGCGCACAGGACAACACCAACGCCCAGCTGGCCGAGGCCCAGTCAGCACA GAAAAAATACCTTGACAAGCAGGAGTACAGCAATATTCCTGATGATAGCTACTTCTCTCAGTTTAACACCACCAGCCGATAG